In the Nitrospirales bacterium LBB_01 genome, one interval contains:
- a CDS encoding valine--tRNA ligase, with protein sequence MEDVKKEPSKGYIPSEIEDKWYNFWLKNNLFSSECDSERPSFSIVIPPPNVTGTLHMGHALNATLQDMLCRWKRMKGYKVLWVPGTDHAGIATQNVVEKMLANEGLTRHTLGRDEFIKRVWEWKNSYGGQIIHQLKKIGASCDWTKERFTLDEGLSNAVREVFVSLFDEGLIYRALRLINWCPRCYTALSDLETEHEELEGRLTYIKYPLEDGSGHIVVATTRPETMLGDTAVAVNPLDVRYQQLAGKKLKLPLTNRIIPIVTDTEVDQSFGTGAVKVTPSHDFNDEAIAKRQKPNLPFITVIGLDGSMTADAGRRYAGLDRYECRKLVVSDLKEKGFIQKEEKHVHSIASCYRCKTIIEPLPTAQWYVSVSEMAKDAIAAVKDGNIRIIPDGWKNNYYSWMENIRDWCISRQIWWGHRIPVWYCPKCTDNQGFSNSESIFVVLSKKLRGLNEGTYRQLTEAGVKHADIIQNVRTLTVGISVKPFSGSSDPTSCPQCGCVDIIRDPDVLDTWFSSALWPFSTMGWPDKTKDLSEYYPTSVLVTAFDILFFWVARMIMMGLKFMKDRPFNDVYIHALIRDESGQKMSKSKGNVIDPLIMIDEYGADSFRFSLAAFAAQGRDIRFSSERVEGYKHFINKLWNASRFITLNIEKYGFNKGLTIEEIEKELLTADRALMRIPDRWILSRLSVAATDVNKGLDEYRFNDAANAAYQFVWYELCDWYIELSKTSFEKSKSDCEAALKCLLYVLDSSVRLLHPFMPFVTEEIWNSYPHSGKTIMLTSYPDMLTQDPEAQERMDFVINAITGIRSIRGEFNISPSKRISALIRTFSDAALINLLEHKDYISALTKCGENLEIGENVQKPKGSVTSVKTEMEIYVPLSGLFDIDAETKRLDAELKKVDMAIHGLNIKLSNEDFIERAPKDVVDKEKLKYSEHLSKRERIVENISKLKEIK encoded by the coding sequence ATGGAAGATGTGAAGAAAGAGCCTTCAAAGGGATATATTCCCTCAGAAATAGAAGATAAATGGTACAATTTTTGGTTAAAAAATAACCTCTTTAGCTCTGAGTGTGACAGTGAGCGTCCGTCATTTTCAATAGTAATCCCACCGCCTAACGTTACTGGAACTCTTCACATGGGACACGCTCTAAACGCAACGCTGCAGGACATGCTTTGCAGATGGAAACGTATGAAGGGGTATAAGGTGCTGTGGGTACCTGGCACCGACCACGCAGGCATAGCCACTCAAAATGTCGTGGAAAAAATGCTTGCTAACGAGGGTTTAACCCGCCACACTCTTGGTCGTGATGAGTTCATTAAAAGAGTATGGGAGTGGAAAAATAGTTATGGCGGACAGATAATCCACCAATTAAAAAAAATTGGCGCCTCCTGCGATTGGACCAAAGAGCGGTTCACCCTTGATGAGGGACTATCTAATGCTGTGCGTGAGGTGTTTGTCTCGTTGTTTGACGAAGGGCTTATATACAGAGCGCTGAGATTAATCAATTGGTGTCCTCGTTGTTACACTGCGCTTTCAGACCTTGAGACCGAACACGAGGAACTTGAGGGGAGACTCACCTACATCAAATACCCGCTTGAGGACGGCTCCGGTCATATAGTGGTTGCAACCACACGCCCAGAAACAATGCTTGGGGATACCGCAGTTGCCGTTAACCCCTTAGATGTAAGGTATCAGCAATTGGCGGGAAAGAAATTGAAACTCCCGCTTACCAACCGCATTATTCCCATAGTTACCGATACGGAGGTTGATCAGTCCTTTGGCACGGGTGCCGTAAAGGTAACCCCATCACATGACTTTAACGATGAGGCCATAGCAAAGCGGCAAAAGCCAAATCTGCCCTTTATAACAGTCATAGGGCTTGACGGCTCAATGACAGCCGATGCTGGACGCAGATACGCTGGTCTTGACAGATACGAGTGCAGAAAACTTGTCGTCTCTGACCTTAAGGAAAAAGGATTTATTCAAAAAGAAGAAAAACATGTCCACTCAATAGCCAGTTGTTATAGATGTAAGACCATAATAGAGCCGCTCCCTACCGCTCAGTGGTATGTCAGTGTCTCTGAAATGGCAAAAGACGCAATTGCTGCGGTAAAAGACGGGAATATCCGCATTATCCCTGACGGGTGGAAAAATAATTATTACTCGTGGATGGAAAACATAAGAGACTGGTGTATATCAAGACAAATATGGTGGGGCCACAGGATACCCGTCTGGTACTGTCCAAAGTGCACAGACAATCAGGGATTCTCTAACAGTGAATCCATTTTTGTAGTGCTTTCAAAAAAACTCAGGGGACTTAACGAGGGAACATATAGGCAACTGACAGAGGCGGGAGTTAAGCACGCAGATATAATCCAAAATGTGCGAACTTTGACAGTAGGAATATCAGTTAAGCCGTTTTCCGGCAGCAGTGATCCAACAAGCTGCCCACAGTGCGGATGCGTTGACATTATCCGTGACCCTGATGTCCTTGACACATGGTTTTCCTCAGCGCTTTGGCCTTTTTCCACTATGGGCTGGCCTGATAAAACGAAAGACCTCAGTGAATACTACCCGACAAGCGTACTTGTCACGGCATTTGACATATTGTTTTTTTGGGTAGCACGAATGATAATGATGGGTTTAAAATTTATGAAAGACCGCCCGTTTAACGATGTTTACATTCATGCGCTCATAAGAGACGAAAGCGGGCAGAAGATGAGTAAGTCTAAGGGCAACGTGATTGACCCCCTGATTATGATAGATGAGTATGGGGCGGATTCTTTCAGATTTTCGCTGGCTGCATTTGCCGCTCAGGGCAGAGACATCAGGTTTTCCTCAGAAAGAGTAGAGGGGTATAAGCACTTCATTAATAAGCTCTGGAATGCTTCACGGTTTATTACTCTTAACATAGAAAAGTATGGATTTAACAAGGGATTAACAATAGAGGAGATTGAAAAAGAGCTGCTTACGGCAGACAGAGCATTGATGCGCATACCTGATAGGTGGATTCTAAGCAGACTGTCTGTTGCCGCAACTGACGTCAATAAGGGACTTGATGAGTATAGGTTTAATGATGCAGCAAACGCAGCATATCAGTTTGTGTGGTATGAGCTTTGCGATTGGTACATTGAGCTTTCTAAGACCTCATTTGAAAAGAGTAAAAGTGATTGTGAGGCTGCGCTTAAATGTCTTCTTTATGTACTTGACTCCTCTGTGCGACTTTTGCACCCCTTTATGCCTTTTGTGACAGAAGAGATTTGGAATTCATACCCCCACAGTGGAAAAACCATAATGCTTACTTCATATCCAGACATGCTGACACAGGACCCTGAGGCGCAAGAGCGGATGGATTTTGTAATAAACGCCATAACCGGCATAAGAAGTATCCGCGGGGAGTTTAATATTTCGCCGTCAAAGAGGATTTCTGCTTTAATCAGGACTTTTTCGGATGCTGCGCTCATTAATTTGTTAGAACATAAAGATTATATCTCAGCGCTTACTAAGTGCGGGGAAAACCTTGAAATAGGTGAGAATGTGCAAAAACCAAAGGGTTCGGTTACTTCGGTAAAGACTGAAATGGAAATATATGTTCCACTAAGCGGACTGTTTGACATTGACGCAGAGACAAAGAGGCTTGATGCGGAGCTTAAAAAGGTTGATATGGCCATACACGGATTAAACATCAAACTCTCAAATGAGGATTTCATAGAGCGAGCACCAAAGGATGTCGTTGATAAGGAAAAACTTAAGTATAGTGAGCATCTTTCAAAAAGAGAGCGGATAGTGGAAAACATCAGTAAACTTAAAGAAATAAAATGA
- a CDS encoding response regulator, which yields MANKLLLVNNSVTILKVVELILSEEDYEVVFVNDGEEALSKLKSFVPDIILADVELPKLGGYELCKQVKANKALKDVPFVLLIGAFEALNEQKIKEVGANDYLFKPFDSKEFLNKIHTYVKPSAAAPAVDMDSGAQDDPQKDEEPIELGETSIMDEKDIDSLFEETHVEETAVFEDSLHDEKDDFQDFTDNDLTTRELKDVLESLTGDDNEDSMGEIQDEPMELDNTSMMSDADIEALLNETMVEETVSFEGDARKLEESQLEELSFDEFDITADITQGAKEGKYNGDDSVSSLFDDLKEGDPDPTQDILGDDIDDIGATEFLDNVDTSLSSEESSEDLQELTGSFFEKNKQLDSETKDTVSYAPKEDRYREIPMDAGLRPQGDVLLTSFDVISILKRSLDHKIDMLFDEGRILSVFQESVNLYVKENFRDISIGLDDRVSEAINRKINDVVGQINLDAIISQVISSTIKGILSNTVSEMFKMTKEITERVIKNTLEENIPTLREEVEKVIWETVPQMAEKLIKIEIEQIKSEFM from the coding sequence GTGGCTAATAAGCTTTTGTTGGTAAATAACAGTGTAACCATTCTGAAAGTGGTTGAGCTGATTCTCTCTGAAGAGGATTATGAAGTTGTTTTTGTAAACGACGGGGAGGAGGCTCTTTCCAAATTAAAGTCATTCGTTCCAGACATTATTCTTGCCGATGTAGAGCTTCCTAAGCTTGGCGGCTACGAGCTCTGTAAGCAGGTAAAAGCTAATAAGGCTCTTAAAGATGTGCCCTTTGTTTTACTTATTGGAGCATTTGAAGCCCTAAATGAACAAAAGATTAAGGAGGTTGGAGCTAATGATTACCTCTTTAAACCATTTGATTCCAAAGAGTTCTTAAATAAGATACATACTTACGTAAAACCCTCTGCCGCTGCTCCAGCTGTAGATATGGACAGTGGCGCTCAGGACGACCCCCAAAAGGATGAGGAACCTATTGAACTTGGTGAGACCTCCATTATGGACGAAAAAGACATTGACAGCCTGTTTGAAGAGACCCATGTAGAGGAAACGGCAGTGTTTGAGGATTCTCTACATGACGAAAAGGACGATTTTCAGGATTTTACGGATAATGATTTAACCACACGGGAACTTAAAGATGTTCTGGAGAGTCTGACAGGTGACGACAATGAGGACTCTATGGGTGAGATACAGGATGAGCCTATGGAGCTTGATAACACATCTATGATGAGCGATGCCGACATAGAGGCCCTGCTTAATGAAACGATGGTTGAGGAGACCGTCTCCTTTGAAGGCGATGCAAGAAAACTGGAGGAGTCACAGCTTGAAGAGCTATCCTTTGATGAGTTTGACATCACTGCGGACATAACTCAGGGAGCGAAAGAGGGTAAATACAACGGCGATGACTCTGTCTCATCGCTTTTTGATGACCTTAAAGAGGGTGACCCTGACCCAACCCAGGATATTTTAGGAGATGATATCGATGATATAGGTGCAACCGAGTTTTTGGATAATGTGGATACATCCTTAAGCAGCGAGGAGAGTTCGGAGGATTTGCAAGAACTCACCGGCAGCTTCTTTGAAAAAAATAAGCAATTAGACTCTGAGACTAAAGACACAGTTTCCTATGCTCCTAAAGAGGACAGATACAGGGAAATTCCTATGGATGCCGGTTTAAGACCGCAGGGGGATGTCCTCCTTACCTCTTTTGATGTAATCAGCATTCTTAAAAGAAGCCTTGACCATAAGATTGATATGCTTTTTGACGAGGGTCGTATTCTTTCCGTATTTCAGGAATCGGTCAATCTATATGTTAAGGAAAATTTCAGAGATATAAGCATAGGTCTTGATGATCGAGTTTCTGAGGCTATAAACAGGAAAATAAATGACGTTGTAGGGCAGATTAATCTTGACGCCATAATAAGTCAGGTAATATCCTCAACCATAAAAGGGATTTTATCCAACACAGTCAGTGAGATGTTTAAGATGACAAAGGAAATAACCGAACGTGTCATTAAAAATACTCTGGAGGAAAACATCCCAACACTCAGAGAGGAGGTAGAAAAGGTAATATGGGAGACAGTTCCACAGATGGCGGAAAAACTGATAAAAATAGAAATAGAGCAGATAAAATCGGAATTCATGTAA
- a CDS encoding zinc ribbon domain-containing protein, whose translation MPIYEYVCEDCKSLFSVIQKMGEDAAVCIFCTSKNVKKQISTFSCADSSSGFANNPMPSGGFGGT comes from the coding sequence ATGCCGATATATGAATATGTGTGTGAGGACTGTAAGAGTCTTTTTTCGGTGATTCAAAAGATGGGAGAAGATGCTGCTGTTTGTATATTTTGTACTTCTAAAAACGTGAAAAAACAAATTTCCACCTTTAGTTGTGCGGACAGCTCATCAGGTTTTGCAAATAATCCCATGCCCTCAGGCGGTTTTGGCGGCACATGA
- the carB gene encoding carbamoyl-phosphate synthase large subunit, whose amino-acid sequence MPKRDDIKKILIIGSGPIVIGQACEFDYSGTQACKALREEGYEVVLVNSNPATIMTDPDMANVTYIEPLTSEILEMIIEKERPDALLPTMGGQTALNLTVELCELGVIDKYGIKLIGAGLEAIVKAEDREQFKHSMERIGLEIPRSVAVKTVEEGMRAVEYVRFPAILRPAFTLGGTGGGVAYNLEEYAALLKNALDLSPVTQVLIEESVIGWKEYELEVMRDNADNVVIICSIENFDPMGVHTGDSITVAPAQTLTDKEYQRMRDASIAIIREIGVDTGGSNIQFAVSPETGRMLVIEMNPRVSRSSALASKATGFPIAKIAAKLAVGLRLDEIPNDITRETPASFEPTIDYVVTKIPRFAFEKFPEAEPVLTIAMKSVGEVMAIGRTFKESLQKAIRSLEADTYGFEELDKTISEKALMLKLKVPNSDRLWFIGEALRRGYTVEAVRDVTKMDPWFLNNIKEIIDLEKSIAKAALDIDSGLLRKAKEYGFSDRRLSELLKTDEDTVRALRKQMGIVPVYKIVDTCGAEFKARTPYLYSTYERPFYKITEEGKITVSACEANPTQRKKIVILGSGPNRIGQGIEFDYCCVQAVYALKELGYETIMINCNPETVSTDYDTSDRLYFEPLTIEDVLSIIDVEKPEGVIVQFGGQTPLKLAVPLEKAGVKVLGTSPDAIDRAEDRSRFKDLLHKLNLKQPLSGIARSVEEAVKTADEIGFPVMVRPSYVLGGRAMEIVYDSESLYDYMGRAVKVSHEKPVLIDKYLEDAIEVDVDAISDGIRVIIGGVMEHIEEAGIHSGDSACSLPPYSLHYSIVDEIKKQTKSLALELNVIGLMNVQFAVKEGEIYILEVNPRASRTVPFVSKTTGVSIAKLAAKVMAGRTLDELGVTKEPVVRHIAVKESVLPFGRFPGVDTILGPEMKSTGEVMGIDVDFGLAYAKSQASAYNRIPVEGKIFISVRDKDKHSCVEIARTFIKNGFSIAATKGTTEFLQERGIEAEPVNKVNEGLRPHIVDLIKSKEISFIINTISDSKSKQDSQSIRTSALTYKVPYATTISAARAVANAVEMLKFKKVGIKSIQEYHRMTSGQ is encoded by the coding sequence GTGCCAAAAAGAGACGATATTAAAAAAATTCTGATCATAGGCTCAGGGCCTATAGTGATAGGTCAGGCGTGCGAGTTTGATTATTCCGGTACTCAGGCTTGTAAGGCATTACGAGAAGAGGGATACGAGGTGGTTTTAGTAAACTCTAACCCAGCTACCATAATGACCGACCCGGATATGGCCAATGTAACCTACATCGAGCCGCTTACCAGTGAAATCCTTGAGATGATAATCGAAAAGGAACGCCCCGATGCCCTGTTGCCAACGATGGGCGGGCAAACGGCACTCAATCTTACTGTGGAACTGTGTGAGCTTGGTGTGATTGATAAATACGGGATAAAACTGATAGGGGCAGGGCTTGAAGCAATAGTTAAGGCTGAAGACAGAGAGCAGTTTAAACACTCCATGGAACGAATCGGGCTTGAAATTCCACGCAGTGTTGCAGTAAAAACTGTAGAGGAGGGGATGCGGGCGGTAGAGTATGTGAGGTTTCCAGCAATTTTGCGTCCTGCCTTTACTTTGGGAGGCACCGGAGGCGGGGTTGCATATAACCTTGAAGAGTACGCCGCACTTCTTAAAAATGCGCTTGACCTTAGCCCTGTCACTCAGGTGCTGATAGAGGAATCGGTCATAGGCTGGAAAGAATATGAGCTTGAGGTAATGCGAGACAATGCCGACAATGTGGTTATAATTTGCTCAATAGAAAACTTTGACCCAATGGGCGTGCATACCGGAGATTCCATAACGGTGGCTCCGGCTCAAACCCTTACCGACAAAGAGTATCAGAGGATGAGGGACGCATCCATCGCAATTATCCGTGAGATTGGGGTTGATACCGGAGGGAGCAATATTCAGTTTGCAGTGAGTCCGGAAACAGGCAGAATGCTTGTCATTGAGATGAACCCAAGAGTGTCAAGAAGCTCAGCGCTTGCCAGCAAAGCAACCGGGTTTCCGATAGCAAAAATCGCGGCAAAACTTGCCGTTGGATTAAGGCTTGATGAAATTCCCAATGATATAACCCGTGAAACGCCTGCTTCTTTTGAGCCAACCATAGATTACGTTGTAACAAAAATTCCGCGCTTTGCGTTTGAGAAATTTCCAGAGGCTGAGCCTGTTTTAACCATAGCAATGAAATCGGTCGGTGAGGTTATGGCAATTGGGAGGACTTTTAAGGAATCACTTCAAAAAGCGATAAGAAGCCTTGAAGCAGACACCTATGGCTTTGAAGAGCTTGATAAAACCATAAGTGAGAAAGCCCTCATGCTGAAACTTAAGGTGCCAAATTCCGACAGACTCTGGTTTATCGGTGAGGCTCTTAGAAGAGGTTATACGGTTGAAGCGGTAAGAGACGTAACAAAAATGGATCCATGGTTTTTAAATAATATTAAAGAAATTATAGATTTGGAAAAATCCATAGCTAAAGCAGCTCTTGATATAGACTCCGGGCTGCTCAGAAAAGCAAAAGAGTATGGCTTTTCAGACAGACGGCTTTCAGAGCTTCTGAAAACAGATGAGGACACAGTCAGAGCATTGAGAAAACAGATGGGAATAGTGCCTGTATATAAAATCGTTGACACCTGCGGAGCCGAGTTTAAGGCACGCACACCATATCTCTATTCAACTTACGAAAGACCGTTTTATAAAATAACCGAAGAAGGTAAAATAACCGTATCGGCTTGTGAGGCTAATCCAACACAGCGGAAAAAGATTGTGATTCTTGGCTCAGGCCCAAATAGAATTGGTCAGGGAATAGAGTTTGACTACTGCTGTGTGCAGGCGGTTTATGCGCTTAAGGAGCTTGGCTATGAAACCATCATGATAAACTGTAACCCGGAAACTGTCAGCACAGACTACGACACATCAGACCGCTTATATTTTGAACCTCTTACTATTGAAGATGTGCTTTCAATCATAGATGTGGAAAAGCCGGAGGGAGTGATAGTGCAATTTGGAGGGCAGACGCCGCTTAAACTTGCCGTGCCGCTTGAGAAAGCCGGAGTCAAGGTGCTGGGCACTTCTCCCGATGCTATTGACAGAGCCGAGGACAGGTCAAGATTTAAAGACCTCCTGCATAAACTAAATCTCAAGCAGCCGTTAAGCGGCATAGCACGCTCCGTAGAGGAGGCGGTAAAGACGGCGGATGAGATCGGGTTTCCGGTTATGGTAAGGCCCTCGTATGTCTTAGGCGGACGCGCTATGGAAATTGTCTATGACAGCGAATCGTTGTATGACTACATGGGGCGTGCAGTTAAGGTATCTCATGAAAAACCGGTGTTGATAGATAAGTATCTGGAGGACGCTATAGAGGTTGATGTGGACGCCATATCGGACGGGATAAGGGTCATAATAGGCGGAGTGATGGAGCACATTGAAGAGGCCGGGATTCACTCAGGCGATTCGGCGTGTTCGCTGCCGCCCTACTCTTTACACTACAGCATAGTGGATGAGATAAAAAAACAAACGAAATCGTTGGCCCTTGAGCTTAACGTAATTGGGCTTATGAACGTGCAGTTTGCCGTAAAAGAGGGTGAGATATATATACTTGAGGTAAACCCCAGAGCAAGCCGCACAGTTCCCTTTGTCAGTAAAACCACAGGGGTATCAATTGCTAAATTGGCAGCAAAGGTAATGGCAGGAAGAACTCTTGATGAGTTGGGTGTCACAAAGGAGCCGGTAGTCAGACATATTGCGGTAAAGGAATCGGTGCTGCCATTTGGTAGGTTTCCTGGAGTTGATACGATACTGGGCCCGGAGATGAAATCAACCGGCGAGGTCATGGGAATAGATGTGGATTTTGGTTTGGCCTATGCAAAATCTCAGGCCTCAGCTTATAACAGGATCCCTGTGGAGGGTAAGATTTTTATAAGCGTGCGGGATAAAGACAAGCACTCATGCGTGGAAATTGCGCGCACCTTCATTAAAAACGGTTTTTCAATTGCAGCTACAAAGGGCACTACGGAATTTTTACAGGAGCGCGGAATTGAGGCTGAGCCGGTTAATAAAGTAAATGAGGGACTACGACCACACATAGTTGATCTGATAAAGAGCAAAGAAATCAGCTTTATAATTAACACCATATCAGATTCAAAATCCAAACAAGACTCTCAATCAATAAGAACATCGGCGCTCACCTATAAGGTTCCCTACGCAACTACTATTTCAGCAGCAAGGGCTGTAGCAAATGCCGTGGAAATGTTAAAATTCAAAAAGGTTGGGATTAAATCTATCCAGGAGTACCACAGGATGACATCAGGGCAGTGA
- a CDS encoding nucleotidyltransferase domain-containing protein: MIDITNEELLTIKAVMAKHVPEAEVRAFGSRLTRAATALSDLDLVIKASDKIDRMTLIRLKEDLEDAPVSFRVDIVDWHRCSPEFREITEQHYEVI; the protein is encoded by the coding sequence ATGATTGATATTACCAATGAGGAACTTCTGACAATCAAGGCCGTCATGGCAAAACATGTACCTGAGGCGGAGGTAAGAGCCTTTGGTTCACGACTGACGAGAGCTGCCACTGCGCTTTCAGACTTAGACCTTGTGATAAAAGCATCTGACAAGATTGACCGTATGACGCTTATCCGTCTAAAAGAAGACCTTGAGGACGCTCCGGTATCTTTCAGGGTGGATATTGTTGACTGGCACAGATGCTCCCCGGAGTTCAGAGAAATCACCGAACAGCACTATGAGGTGATTTGA
- a CDS encoding nucleotidyltransferase yields MLLDLSSLRKAVLSLERALNFAGGEKAAMFSETERDVIRAGVIQNFEFTYELSWKFVRRWLGLNVGKANMEGLTRRELFRYARENRLITDIDSWMAYHDARNNTSHSYDSETAQEIFNVAVDFYKKANELLTALEARND; encoded by the coding sequence ATGTTGTTGGATTTAAGCAGTTTAAGGAAAGCGGTGTTGTCATTGGAAAGAGCGCTTAATTTTGCAGGAGGCGAAAAGGCAGCGATGTTTTCCGAGACGGAACGGGATGTTATCAGGGCAGGGGTCATCCAGAATTTTGAGTTTACGTATGAATTGTCATGGAAATTCGTTAGGCGGTGGCTGGGCCTTAACGTAGGCAAGGCTAATATGGAGGGACTTACGCGTCGGGAGCTGTTTCGATATGCAAGGGAAAATCGCCTGATTACGGATATTGATTCGTGGATGGCTTATCATGATGCAAGGAATAACACATCGCACAGTTATGATTCTGAAACGGCTCAGGAGATTTTTAACGTCGCTGTGGATTTCTATAAAAAAGCAAACGAACTGCTTACTGCCCTTGAAGCAAGAAATGATTGA
- the mazG gene encoding nucleoside triphosphate pyrophosphohydrolase has protein sequence MPMTFEQLAAIVERLRSKDGCPWDKEQTPETIINFLIEESYEVVDSIEEKDHAKIKEELGDLLFQILFIAQIGKEDGHFTIEDVIDGIGTKMISRHPHVFGDKVCADSDEVLKQWYDIKKSEGRHDDSILNGVPKSLPSLLRAHMIQSRASRVGFDWAAINDVSEKLDEEIAEFKSALTEAELSSERVEDELGDLLFTIVNISRFLKLNPDAALRKTTNRFIRRFNYIEDRAKALGKSLDDMPLTEMDNLWEMAKGSGL, from the coding sequence ATGCCCATGACTTTTGAACAACTTGCTGCAATCGTAGAAAGGCTTCGCTCAAAAGACGGCTGCCCGTGGGATAAAGAGCAAACACCTGAAACCATTATTAATTTTCTGATAGAGGAGTCCTATGAAGTAGTTGACTCCATAGAGGAAAAAGACCATGCTAAGATTAAAGAGGAGCTTGGCGACCTGCTGTTTCAAATACTTTTCATTGCTCAAATAGGGAAAGAGGATGGGCATTTTACCATAGAGGATGTAATTGACGGCATAGGCACAAAGATGATTTCGCGGCATCCGCATGTGTTTGGCGACAAGGTTTGTGCCGACTCCGATGAGGTGCTAAAACAGTGGTATGACATCAAAAAAAGTGAAGGCAGACACGATGATTCCATATTAAACGGTGTGCCAAAATCGCTGCCATCGCTTTTGCGCGCTCATATGATTCAATCACGCGCTTCAAGAGTTGGGTTTGACTGGGCTGCAATCAACGATGTCTCAGAAAAACTGGATGAGGAAATCGCCGAATTTAAATCCGCTCTCACCGAAGCCGAATTGTCATCGGAAAGAGTTGAGGATGAGCTTGGCGATCTGCTCTTTACAATAGTCAACATTTCAAGGTTTTTAAAGCTTAATCCTGACGCCGCTTTACGAAAAACCACAAACCGGTTTATCCGGCGCTTTAACTACATTGAAGACAGAGCTAAGGCGCTTGGAAAATCACTTGATGATATGCCGCTGACTGAAATGGACAACCTTTGGGAGATGGCAAAAGGGTCGGGACTTTAA
- the lipA gene encoding lipoyl synthase, with protein MKTERLPEWLKTNTFEDLRDTKVLLRKKRLRTVCEEARCPNKGYCFNKPTATFMILGDSCTRNCGFCSVSHTGAQPLDADEPERVAEAAFEMRLKHVVITSVTRDDLPDGGAAHFAKTVLAVRQRLPQSVIEVLTPDFKGDVGALKIVTDSAPDVFNHNVETVPSLYSIVRPEADYEMSLTVLRNARELLNGSRTKSGLMVGLGERFDEVIAVLKDLRAVGCNYVTIGQYLRPKKSNLPVVQYVHPDIFLKYKEEALLLGFEAVASAPLVRSSMDAFELNAKQQLPS; from the coding sequence ATGAAAACAGAAAGACTGCCAGAGTGGCTTAAAACAAACACATTTGAAGACCTCAGAGACACCAAAGTGCTGCTGAGAAAGAAAAGGCTAAGGACAGTATGTGAGGAGGCAAGATGCCCTAACAAGGGCTATTGTTTTAATAAGCCTACTGCCACGTTTATGATTTTAGGGGATAGCTGCACAAGAAACTGCGGGTTTTGCTCGGTCTCGCACACTGGGGCACAGCCTTTGGATGCCGATGAGCCGGAAAGAGTGGCAGAGGCAGCTTTTGAGATGCGATTAAAACACGTAGTAATAACCTCAGTCACACGAGATGATTTACCAGACGGAGGCGCCGCTCATTTTGCTAAAACGGTTCTTGCCGTAAGACAGCGGCTTCCTCAGTCGGTTATTGAAGTTCTGACTCCTGATTTTAAAGGAGACGTCGGCGCTCTAAAAATTGTAACAGACTCAGCACCTGACGTGTTTAATCACAACGTGGAAACTGTGCCCTCACTATATTCTATTGTCAGGCCAGAGGCTGACTATGAAATGTCGCTTACTGTGTTAAGAAACGCTCGTGAGCTTCTTAATGGCAGCCGCACAAAGTCCGGTTTGATGGTGGGTTTAGGCGAGAGGTTTGACGAGGTGATAGCAGTGCTCAAGGACTTACGGGCTGTTGGCTGCAATTATGTAACCATAGGTCAGTATCTGAGACCCAAAAAGTCAAATCTACCGGTTGTTCAATATGTGCATCCCGATATATTTTTAAAGTACAAGGAGGAGGCGCTGCTTTTAGGGTTTGAAGCCGTTGCCTCAGCTCCACTCGTTAGAAGCTCTATGGACGCTTTTGAGCTAAACGCAAAGCAACAGCTGCCAAGCTAA